AGTTGCTCTGCAGCTTTTGGATCTATCTTCGGATAACGATGATCCAAAGCAATTACTTCATCAGGACGAAGTGTGCCATCAACATCAAAAACTAAAAGATATTTAGAGTCAGTTTCCAAGTCAAACTTGGCAATTAGATCTTGCATATATTGATTATTCCCACACAGGGTCGTATCCTGACATTGGACAAATATAGTGTAATACACTATATTTGTCCAATGTCAGGATACGACCCTGTTGACCATCTCTGCCATCTCTTGCAAAGTCAAGGTCTCGCCCCTAAGGTTATCAGATAATTGTAACTTAGCAATCTCTTCTTCCTGATAACCAGCAGCTCTCAATCCATTCAATAATTTTTTACGACGGTTTGCAAAAATAGCTTTGATCAGACGACGTAATTGTTTTGGTTCTTTGACATCAACTAATGGTTTGTCTCTTAGTTTGATTTTAATAAATGCAGAATCGACTTTGGGGCTTGGCATAAACTTGTTTTTGGGTACGTCCAAGCAATACTCAACTTCTGCCCAGTAGCTCACCAAAAGCGTAATTGCTCCATAGGACTTGGTTCCTGGCTCGGCGCAAAGCCGCTGGGCAAACTCCTTTTGCACGAGTATATTAATCTCTGAAAGATATTTTCTATTGGGACTTTCTTGAGCCATCTCACCAAGTAAATGCAAAAGGATCTTGGTAGAAATCTGGTAAGGGATATTGGCGACTATTTTGACTTTATTCTTGAGAAATTCAGCTGGGACAATATCGGTGATATTAAGGGAAAGAAAATCAGCACGAATATAGTCAAAGTTGTCATGAGTCGACTTGAGTATTTTGAGTGCTGTTTC
This window of the Cyanobacteriota bacterium genome carries:
- the rsmA gene encoding 16S rRNA (adenine(1518)-N(6)/adenine(1519)-N(6))-dimethyltransferase RsmA; the encoded protein is MSTDKDLIFRAKNYPKQRSLGQNFLVCSKTLDQIVVVSELDAERDVVIEIGSGAGFLTERLVTNVKQLYSVELDQNAETALKILKSTHDNFDYIRADFLSLNITDIVPAEFLKNKVKIVANIPYQISTKILLHLLGEMAQESPNRKYLSEINILVQKEFAQRLCAEPGTKSYGAITLLVSYWAEVEYCLDVPKNKFMPSPKVDSAFIKIKLRDKPLVDVKEPKQLRRLIKAIFANRRKKLLNGLRAAGYQEEEIAKLQLSDNLRGETLTLQEMAEMVNRVVS